In one Heterodontus francisci isolate sHetFra1 chromosome 16, sHetFra1.hap1, whole genome shotgun sequence genomic region, the following are encoded:
- the tti1 gene encoding TELO2-interacting protein 1 homolog, whose translation MAIFDTPKEAFGALRPICVKITKEQTVNNVQCLQSQLEKVGDAALQELQEYVLFPLRFSLRTPGLKQDRFVQSVVECINFIICRTCVRNQQQLRDLFSELSLCLSSPGNHGKLAIISEELKMAVVQGLTALLHSSYGDIVLSLYQPDMLPTQGFVISLLLDIAEHEKSRQLQILALKCLLGLILQCDCPDTHCSFDNNDLIHVGDSFASFLPGITLGMTRIISGDVKQGHLVTTYAIKVWYKVVGLVMANDQLSRNHQDKKMLYAEQSKLAELVICRKPEWVKSTASKLDILLQKLCNCAAGNSHWKVRLELVELVYHLLSYCNKSLKQSIGHLLEVLVGLVNDERPEVQTRCSQVLKNVSKLCVMCENKAFTDVLSENLHALTTALPRLMRRLDDQSKLTSLGLLLGYLKLLGHKVNVVLNSTVHLGRLSKALMQILELDVTDVRIVEERRLTTEAEDLQHQTYSSSGLNNLTWSKPATQKKYFRYFTEERVFALLQQTCRILGYYGNLYLLMDHFMELYQESVVYRKQAALVINELLLGAAGLDVDVLHERETPVSTDDFKATVRSIIEEYTSTANWHLVTSIESEYETGLHTNQPKFQGFTRGSCSGYLHSSQSLTVHTMNSNIWQICIQLEGIGYFARVLNKEFRLLLMTSLYPVIEKVGAETLLVSQMATRTLVDLCEACGYDSHQELINQNSDYLVNTISLNLRRLTQYPHTPRVISVMFSYSDASLLPLVDDVVQDVLLSLDHYYDEKAQLIFTVLHSLMTALAHWFPPKDPAQKKEKPQDKACRTGAIAEEIQCFFQEYQKQKHLAEGDVEDIDLDKTECEIPDQLEPGISSDHPDVKQELPAHIQIAKDVMERCIHLLSDKSIKLRLKVLDVLELCVVLQSNVNELLPMVHRVWCPLVQRLTNDDPLVILRACQVLCKLADTCGDFLRSRVSKDILPKVTRSLVNQAPVSAKAGPIYSQTLSYKLQLAELQGLGKLCEKLDLGETDLDMVASTCLPYLSSRQPLKLQEAACSVFYHLTEVDPDATWLILNELYCPDAYNPPHSNFPPIQLNGMGKQRNEFTDNVLRLLQGFE comes from the exons ATGGCCATTTTTGACACCCCAAAGGAGGCTTTTGGTGCCTTGCGTCCAATCTGTGTTAAGATAACCAAGGAGCAGACGGTCAATAATGTACAGTGCCTTCAATCTCAGCTGGAGAAGGTTGGAGATGCTGCCTTGCAGGAATTGCAAGAGTATGTGTTGTTTCCACTCAGATTTTCATTGAGGACACCTGGTCTAAAGCAAGACAGATTTGTCCAGAGTGTAGTGGAATGCATTAATTTTATTATTTGTAGAACATGTGTGCGGAATCAGCAACAGCTTCGAGACCTCTTCTCCGAACTTTCCCTTTGTCTGTCCTCCCCAGGCAACCATGGAAAGCTGGCCATTATCTCAGAGGAGCTTAAAATGGCTGTTGTCCAAGGACTCACTGCCCTGCTACATTCCTCGTATGGTGACATTGTGCTAAGTCTGTACCAGCCAGACATGCTTCCTACCCAAGGATTTGTTATCTCACTGCTTTTAGACATAGCTGAACATGAAAAATCAAGACAGCTCCAAATTCTTGCCCTGAAATGTTTGCTGGGCTTGATTTTGCAGTGCGATTGCCCAGATACGCACTGTTCTTTTGACAACAATGACCTGATTCACGTTGGAGACTCATTTGCCTCGTTTTTGCCTGGGATCACTTTAGGAATGACGCGCATTATCTCTGGAGATGTTAAACAAGGCCACTTAGTAACAACCTATGCCATCAAGGTGTGGTATAAGGTGGTGGGCTTAGTCATGGCCAATGACCAACTGTCTAGGAACCATCAGGACAAGAAAATGCTCTATGCAGAGCAGAGTAAACTTGCTGAGCTTGTAATCTGCAGAAAGCCAGAATGGGTGAAAAGCACTGCAAGCAAGCTGGATATACTCTTGCAGAAACTTTGCAACTGTGCTGCTGGCAACTCACATTGGAAAGTAAGGTTAGAATTGGTTGAACTCGTTTACCATTTGCTATCTTACTGTAACAAATCACTCAAACAATCCATTGGCCATCTGCTGGAAGTTTTGGTGGGGCTTGTGAATGATGAGAGACCAGAGGTGCAGACCAGATGTAGTCAAGTTTTGAAAAATGTCTCTAagctgtgtgtgatgtgtgagaacAAAGCTTTCACAGATGTGCTGTCGGAGAACTTGCACGCACTTACAACAGCTCTTCCCAGACTCATGAGAAGACTGGACGACCAGAGCAAATTGACATCCTTGGGTTTGTTACTTGGCTACTTAAAATTATTAGGACACAAAGTCAACGTTGTTCTAAATTCAACTGTTCATCTTGGGCGTCTTTCAAAAGCACTGATGCAAATCCTGGAGCTGGATGTTACAGATGTGAGAATTGTGGAAGAAAGACGATTGACCACTGAAGCCGAGGATCTGCAGCACCAAACATACTCCTCATCTGGTTTGAATAACTTAACGTGGAGTAAGCCAGCTACGCAAAAGAAATACTTCAGGTATTTTACAGAAGAACGTGTGTTTGCATTACTCCAGCAGACTTGCAGGATTTTAGGTTACTATGGAAATCTCTATCTGCTCATGGATCATTTCATGGAACTTTACCAAGAGTCGGTAGTGTACAGGAAACAAGCTGCTTTAGTGATTAATGAGCTATTGCTAGGGGCTGCGGGGTTAGATGTGGATGTTCTGCATGAAAGAGAAACTCCAGTTAGCACAGATGACTTCAAGGCAACCGTGAGATCCATTATCGAAGAATATACAAGCACGGCTAACTGGCATTTGGTAACAAGTATAGAGTCAGAATATGAAACTGGCCTCCACACAAACCAACCAAAATTTCAGGGTTTTACTAGAGGATCCTGCAGTGGTTACTTACACTCAAGTCAAAGTCTAACTGTCCACACTATGAACAGTAATATCTGGCAAATCTGCATCCAGCTTGAAGGAATTGGCTATTTTGCTCGTGTACTCAATAAGGAATTCCGTCTGCTTTTAATGACATCTCTTTATCCAGTGATAGAAAAAGTTGGAGCTGAGACTTTGCTTGTTAGTCAAATGGCCACAAGGACATTAGTAGATCTTTGTGAAGCTTGTGGCTATGATTCACATCAGGAATTGATAAATCAGAACTCTGACTATCTAGTGAACACAATTTCCCTCAACCTGAGAAGATTAACTCAATACCCTCACACACCCCGTGTTATCAGTGTCATGTTTAGCTATTCTGATGCTAGCCTCCTGCCTTTGGTTGATGATGTGGTTCAGGATGTGTTGCTGTCTCTTGATCATTACTACGATGAAAAGGCTCAGCTAATTTTCACTGTCCTTCATTCACTAATGACAGCTTTAG CTCATTGGTTTCCACCTAAGGATCCTGCTCAAAAAAAGGAGAAACCTCAAGATAAGGCCTGTAGGACTGGTGCCATAGCAGAAGAGATCCAGTGCTTTTTCCAGGAATATCAGAAGCAGAAACATCTGGCTGAGGGGGATGTTGAGGATATTGATCTGGACAAAACAG AATGTGAAATCCCTGATCAACTGGAACCAGGCATCAGCTCTGACCACCCTGATGTGAAGCAGGAGCTGCCTGCTCATATCCAAATTGCCAAAGATGTGATGGAGCGATGCATTCACCTCCTGTCAGACAAAAGCATTAAATTGCGGCTAAAG GTATTGGATGTCTTGGAACTGTGTGTGGTTCTTCAGAGTAATGTAAATGAACTACTCCCAATGGTACACCGTGTGTGGTGTCCTCTGGTGCAGAGATTGACCAATGATGATCCCCTCGTGATCCTCAGGGCCTGTCAG GTGCTGTGTAAGTTGGCAGACACATGTGGTGATTTCCTGAGGAGCAGAGTTTCTAAAGACATTTTGCCAAAGGTGACCAGATCTTTAGTAAACCAAGCCCCAGTCAGTGCAAAGGCTGGGCCCATTTATAGCCAAACACTCTCCTACAAACTACAGTTAGCTGAGCTTCAGGGCCTTGGAAAACTCTGTGAGAAACTGGATCTTG